A window of the Parasegetibacter sp. NRK P23 genome harbors these coding sequences:
- a CDS encoding putative toxin-antitoxin system toxin component, PIN family: protein MRNKVNRVILDTNLWINFLITKDFSKLDLLIFSKDCVILFSKELMDEFIDVANRPKFRRFFTTNDLEDILETIDEYAHFVKVSTEVLACRDIKDNFLLSLSVDGGADYLLTIDKDLLELNTFGRTKIVTLIDFLKLY from the coding sequence ATGCGAAATAAGGTTAACCGTGTAATACTCGACACTAATCTTTGGATTAATTTTCTTATCACAAAAGACTTTTCTAAACTTGACCTTTTAATTTTTTCAAAGGACTGTGTAATCCTGTTCAGTAAAGAATTGATGGATGAGTTTATCGATGTCGCAAATCGACCAAAGTTCAGAAGGTTTTTTACTACGAATGATCTTGAGGATATTCTTGAGACTATTGATGAATATGCTCACTTTGTAAAAGTATCGACTGAAGTACTTGCTTGCAGAGACATAAAAGATAATTTCCTTCTATCCTTATCTGTTGACGGAGGAGCTGATTACCTACTTACAATTGACAAAGATTTACTTGAATTAAATACTTTTGGCAGGACAAAAA